Proteins encoded together in one Lathyrus oleraceus cultivar Zhongwan6 chromosome 5, CAAS_Psat_ZW6_1.0, whole genome shotgun sequence window:
- the LOC127087692 gene encoding HMG1/2-like protein produces MKGGKSKGESKKAETKLAVNKKGAPATKGGKKPAKGKEPKDPNKPKRPPSAFFVFMEDFRKQFKKENPDNKAVSAVGKAAGAKWKSMTEAEKAPYAAKAEKRKAEYEKSMKSYNKKQAEGPAAVEEEEESEKSESEVHDENDDEEESEEEDDDE; encoded by the exons ATGAAAGGAGGAAAGTCCAAGGGTGAATCGAAGAAAGCTGAAACGAA GCTTGCGGTGAATAAGAAGGGTGCTCCCGCCACAAAGGGCGGAAAGAAACCAGCCAAGGGAAAGGAACCAAAGGACCCTAACAAGCCGAAGAGACCTCCAAGTGCTTTCTTCGTTTTCAT GGAGGACTTTAGGAAGCAGTTCAAAAAGGAAAACCCTGACAACAAAGCTGTGTCTGCA GTGGGCAAAGCTGCTGGGGCAAAATGGAAGTCAATGACTGAAGCT GAGAAAGCACCATATGCTGCTAAGGCAGAGAAAAGGAAGGCTGAATATGAGAAGAGCATGAAGTCCTATAACAAGAAACAA GCTGAAGGTCCAGCTGCtgttgaagaagaagaagaatccGAGAAATCAGAATCTGAGGTGCATGATGAGAATGATGATGAGGAAGAAAGTGAGGAG GAGGATGATGACGAGTAG